Proteins found in one Plasmodium relictum strain SGS1 genome assembly, chromosome: 13 genomic segment:
- the BOP1 gene encoding ribosome biogenesis protein BOP1, putative, with the protein MDGKKNKLNKNKKKNEQLKKKSEIENKVVNRKSKNNSKLNENDKTKNTKERNNKKEIEEYEKRGNKQNNIEYTEKNNMKNKKNNEMNIKIEKVKLEVKKKKKEKGIMENININKIKNKNKINKKETDYEDTIGSDFNNGSVKSTNTNTENNIFMNEEIDESDDEYNINTLGDFDLKHYENFDIIGYDIEGRKIYKKNENAIDEFIESKTDADSWRKIKDKKNNRIIELTNTDLEIIKSIRENKVAKYIDNSNFIYENEKEEYKIFPTSNYNLIKDNYKESKHDKKRILQIMKYLLNKQKYPERYLPKEEDDIYDLWNNKIYDEFNNINEINLPNVLPGHKYSYNPPPELMYNSSEKRNILKNNEDAFIPQNYKSIRNIEYYKKTYFDLYQRCLDIYLCSRSLKNVLNINKEDLLPKLPSTKSLKPFPQYPFIKYILNDDLTKDKNKYNNHIDINERDNIVYIIQCDKLYVFDILTSYNIATIDLKHYFKKVMPLNKKSANFQDNIMIKVNRDYLILAISYENIIFLFHYESFIPPVKSNIENIEEIYHNNKKKKRACSNSDDESKDKNGTSSSLSNSEDEEESDLYDEDFDEGNDDEETHISNDIKEISEDEKEIKNNYEKNCDSEKKYINLDRNMIYYKTKGLLSAFHNNFKNSDEYCYSTDIDIKWINIKSNDKKIKYCVAMKHEGKIRNFSWNKNGNYLSVTCLRKVGQYHYCYLHHLKSMKSIKLIKKYKQKRGDIIQTLFFPKSPYFAVAFENNIIIYNLKSKSKKDRIIKKLRGIQNITSIDVHTNEGYVLASDEKGKVFIFDLELSSNPYKKFHLQNCSLKKVEFHKIFNLFYSLSSNGTVNLFYSKFFQDYITNPILLPIKQLSNESKIIDLVWSCKKPWLFVHTENNFSALYT; encoded by the exons atggatggaaaaaagaataagttgaacaaaaataaaaaaaaaaatgaacaattaaaaaagaaaagcgAAATAGAGAATAAAGTAGTAAatagaaaaagtaaaaacaacagtaaattaaatgaaaatgataaaacaaaaaatactaaagaaagaaataataaaaaagagataGAGGAATATGAAAAGAGAGGTAATAAGCAAAATAATATTGAGTAtactgaaaaaaataatatgaaaaataaaaaaaacaatgagATGAACATAAAGATTGAAAAAGTGAAATtagaagtaaaaaaaaaaaaaaaggaaaaaggtATAATGGAAAACATAAatatcaataaaataaaaaataaaaataaaattaataaaaaggaaacaGATTATGAAGACACTATAGGAAGTGACTTTAATAATGGCAGTGTGAAAAGTACAAATACAAACACGGAgaataacatttttatgaATGAAGAAATTGATGAAAGTGATGatgaatataacataaatacCCTTGGAGATTTTGATCTAAAGCACTATGAAAATTTCGATATTATAG gTTATGATATAGAAGgaagaaaaatatacaagAAAAACGAAAATGCTATTGATGAATTTATTGAATCAAAAACAGATGCTGATTCATggagaaaaataaaagataaaaaaaataacagaaTTATTGAATTAACAAATACTGACTTAGagataataaaaagtattagGGAAAATAAGGTGGCAAAATACATTGATAACTccaattttatttatgaaaatgaaaaagaagagtataaaatatttccaacttctaattataatttaatcaAAGATAACTATAAGGAATCAAAACacgataaaaaaagaattcttcagataatgaaatatttattaaataaacaaaaataccCCGAAAGATATTTACCAAAAGAAGAAGATGACATATATGATTTAtggaataataaaatttatgatGAATTTAACAATAtcaatgaaataaatttGCCTAATGTATTGCCAGGTCATAAATATAGTTACAATCCACCACCAGAGTTAATGTATAATTCAtcagaaaaaagaaatattttaaaaaataatgaagatgCCTTTATACcgcaaaattataaaagtataagaaatatagaatattataaaaaaacatattttgaTTTATATCAGAGATGCTTagacatatatttatgttcaagatcattaaaaaatgttctaaatataaataaagaagattTATTACCAAAATTACCATCCACGAAGTCGTTAAAACCATTTCCTCAATAtccatttattaaatatattttgaatgATGATTTAACCaaggataaaaataaatataataatcatATTGACATAAATGAAAGAGATAATATTGTTTACATTATTCAATGTGATAAATTGTACGTATTTGATATATTAACATCTTACAATATAGCTACAATTGATTTGAAAcactattttaaaaaagttatgccactaaataaaaaatcggCAAATTTTCAAGATAATATCATGATCAAAGTTAATAGagattatttaattttagcTATTtcatatgaaaatattatttttctatttcattaTGAAAGTTTTATTCCACCTGTTAAAtcaaatattgaaaatatagaagaaatttatcacaataataaaaaaaaaaaaagagctTGTAGTAATAGTGATGATGAAagtaaagataaaaatggTACATCTTCATCGTTATCAAACTCGGAGGATGAAGAAGAATCAGATCTATATGATGAAGATTTTGATGAAGGAAATGATGATGAAGAAACACATATAAGCaatgatataaaagaaataagcGAAGATGAgaaggaaataaaaaataattatgaaaagaATTGTGATTCGGAAAAGAAATACATAAATTTAGATAGaaatatgatttattataaaaCGAAAGGATTACTAAGTGCatttcataataattttaaaaattctgaTGAATATTGTTATTCTACAGACATTGATATTAAATGGATTAATATTAAATCTAATGATAAG aaaataaagtACTGTGTTGCTATGAAGCATGAGGgaaaaattagaaatttTTCGTGGAATAAAAAtg gTAATTATTTATCAGTAACGTGTTTAAGAAAGGTTGGTCAATAtcattattgttatttaCATCATTTGAAGTCAATGAAATCAATaaaacttataaaaaaatataaacaaaaaagagGAGATATTATTCAAACATTATTCTTTCCTAAAAGTCCATATTTTGCAGTAGCTTTTGAAAACAATATAAT aatttataatttaaagtcTAAATCTAAAAAAGATAGAATCATAAAGAAACTGAGAGGAATTCAAAATATAACAAGTATTGATGTACATACTAATGAAGGATATGTTTTGGCTTCAGatgaaaaaggaaaagtttttatttttgatctGGAATTATCTTCCAATCcctataaaaaatttcatttacaAAATTGTTCTTTGAAAAAAGTGgaatttcataaaatttttaatttgttttattcACTAAGTTCAAATGGAACTgtgaatttattttattcgaAATTTTTTCAGGATTATATAACAAATCCAATTTTACTACCTATTAAGCAATTATCAAATGAATCAAAAATAATTGACCTTGTTTGGTCATGTAAAAAACCATGGTTATTTGTTCATacagaaaataatttttctgctttatatacataa
- the RNR gene encoding ribonucleotide reductase small subunit, putative — translation MADAIHISKVPIFTKKEREFSDIQKRKESSEKILNKETDRFTLYPILYPDVWDFYKKAEASFWTAEEIDLSSDLKDFEKLNENEKHFIKYVLAFFAASDGIVLENLASKFLREVQITEAKKFYSFQIAVENIHSETYSLLIDNYIKDEKERLNLFHAIENIPAVKNKALWAAKWINDTNSFAERIVANACVEGILFSGSFCAIFWFKKQNKLHGLTFSNELISRDEGLHTDFNCLIYSLLENKLPEEVVQNIVKEAVEVERSFICESLPCDLIGMNSRLMSQYIEFVADRLLECLGCSKVFHSKNPFNWMDLISLQGKTNFFEKRVADYQKSGVMAQRKDQVFCLNTDF, via the coding sequence ATGGCTGATGCAATCCATATCTCAAAAGTGcctatttttacaaaaaaggAAAGGGAATTCAGTGATATACAAAAAAGGAAAGAATCAagtgaaaaaattttaaataaagaaactGATAGATTTACGTTATATCCCATTTTATATCCTGATGTGTGggatttttataaaaaagcaGAAGCATCGTTTTGGACAGCAGAAGAAATTGATTTGTCAAGTGACTTGAAAGATTTTGAAAagttaaatgaaaatgaaaaacattttataaaatatgtgTTAGCATTTTTTGCAGCAAGTGATGGGATAGTTTTAGAAAACTTAGCTAGTAAGTTTTTAAGAGAAGTTCAAATAACTGAAGCAAAAAAGTTTTATTCTTTTCAAATAGCAGTAGAAAATATCCATTCAGAAACATATAGTTTATTGAttgataattatataaaagatgaaaaggaaagattaaatttatttcatgCAATTGAAAATATACCAGCTGTAAAAAACAAAGCCTTATGGGCAGCTAAATGGATAAATGATACAAATTCCTTTGCAGAAAGAATAGTAGCAAATGCTTGTGTAGAAGGAATTTTATTTAGTGGAAGCTTCTGCGCAATTTTTTGGTTTAAGAAACAAAATAAACTACATGGATTAACATTTAGTAATGAATTAATTAGTAGAGATGAAGGATTACATACTGATTTTAATTGTTTAATATATAGCTTGTTAGAGAATAAATTACCTGAAGAAGTTGTTCAGAATATTGTTAAAGAGGCTGTTGAAGTAGAAAGATCTTTTATATGTGAATCTTTACCTTGCGATTTAATAGGAATGAATTCTAGACTAATGTCACAATATATTGAATTTGTAGCAGACCGATTATTAGAATGCCTAGGGTGTTCAAAGGTTTTTCATTCAAAAAATCCTTTTAATTGGATGGATTTGATTTCACTTCAAGGAAAAAccaatttttttgaaaaaagagTTGCTGATTATCAAAAATCTGGTGTAATGGCTCAAAGAAAAGATCAAGTATTTTGTTTAAATACTGATTTCtaa
- a CDS encoding DNA mismatch repair protein, putative, which yields MNAILPRYIFILSILLIFLKNTMALKKKLMFNYFNRKRIVNVKNIVYLNKNYINNLIYTKEDDIYKITELTNYNLINNKKNLIFDDKNNIISNSNFENISNDNEKTSNKFFYSYNKNEDTLKNFSNINEKFLPSDNELKLYKNKWKIPLYWIKKLENLKNINAINCIEYLKDDNLLYFDNYKNKGLLKFLNDEKKKFSNCIILSRVGDFYETYGLDSIFLIEFLNIKKMNNKLSCGFIKSSINKALNILTNNNLNICIYEEINEKSLKMKKRYLSQIVTPEFPLYLNNIQYCNSIEEANNDDSENKSNNYFFNSYDLEDYFIIKEIVCIYIESKNIFSLSKINLSLKTISIYDNITFDVLNIYLKNTHFLKVYIHQHNNNSFTKKITQLFKIENYYLFNNFNNSFHFHMFILDKLKKQINIKGLFRLIKNKNVFKIKSLSNIKNENDNICNINDNNYVNNENVGINDINCNNNNERILSQEKNDHENGNKRKVNSENISTNDLQKNNYTLENNLDYSYYSYCTPLNIFTSYNMGIYKQNNCYENRNSYLFFNIIDVNNNDSKSINITESLEFFKNLFLFYPPFEVTKHIRFINDYIQKNLKNLIIPNVKPFRNNIVITLLSNLKADYNILKKIYINIQSVIKCMHNFDFSLLISIFHVLNHQNSFKLNIIKFYELLINIEKILKTNLDFSSIKFSIESDITSFNEFVYYHENNVHNIINEQLLIEENKEIDENRKELLETIISNYAEYDEIEKKYDINLLNKLIKIDNVNDVIGVKKKKRNEKTLNFFHPLNKKSDLMKNIFVTENVQKKIKSYLCAIDKKKQKINETIKKINIQLSSSVHILSFVSNFLQIIQALYNHTINSLKRDWNLPICKHLFLTYEHKDFNNINDKLFYIQEVLYNKANNVSCNKNYYSNYESLSEKKNENKSDHNYIYDENFLILSKEDEKKIKENVDKDSVEEIKKVYEKKNYVNDSLTYILGAKPYNINKENLIKYDIFFKKRNFILLTGKNMSGKTTLSFTILCILFLANLGMYAPCDKKSIISKFREFYSLKNVNYHEQIENMSLFREQAFYINCIIEEIKENCSLDKEESRENEIFILLDEPCIATTPVDNAIIISAVSDYLKNYCGIIITHNYDLLKKICQSKNIIFKRINENINYLKRQNEKVAKLENGICKNSEALETCRYTNTDSKVLHLLNIYEKKYKLIHNLNNTLYYKFLDYLKNKEEKKNLNAFFDSFFNDINENNLKQHKFDDIKNDLDLMQDKEMQNLMNNDIVKKDLFMNNNEENINSSQINKNVNGNNKSNNNNSFKEIFDDVLCEKNNYESYEEELNIAIKKIEKASSKKILKIGMNEEIPIYFKNKSIVYILCIFAKNEKKPYFYIGISDNISERIKCHSRNLLNNKNLLKNEKKNSILNYKFHLNTFYTLLFHVESKKIASKYEKELSLFLKKYYNVISN from the exons ATGAATGCCATTTTACCaagatatatattcattCTTAGTAttcttctaatttttttaaaaaatacaatggctttaaaaaaaaaattaatgtttaattattttaatagaaaaaggatagttaatgtaaaaaatatagtttacttaaacaaaaattacataaataacctaatatatacaaaagaagatgatatatataagatTACTGAATTAACAAATTacaatttaattaataataaaaagaatctAATATttgatgataaaaataatattatatctaatagtaattttgaaaatatttctaatgataatgaaaaaacatcaaataaatttttttattcatataataaaaatgaagatactctaaaaaatttttctaatataaatgaaaaatttttgCCTTCTGATAATGAACTGaagttatataaaaataaatggaaAATTCCACTCTATTggattaaaaaattagaaaactTGAAAAACATTAATGCAATTAATTGtatagaatatttaaaagacgacaatttgttatattttgacaattataaaaataaagggttactaaaatttttaaatgatgaaaaaaaaaaatttagtaatTGTATAATTTTATCAAGGGTTGGTGATTTTTATGAAACATACGGATTAGATTCCATTTTCTTGATAGaatttttgaatataaaaaaaatgaataataaattatcgtgtggttttataaaaagtagTATAAATAAAGctctaaatattttaacaaataataatttaaatatatgcatatatgaagaaataaatgaaaaatcattaaaaatgaaaaaaagatatCTATCTCAAATAGTAACACCTGAATTTCCTTTATATCTCAATAATATACAGTATTGTAATTCTATTGAAGAAGCAAATAATGATGACTCAGAAAATAAATCTaataattacttttttaattcGTATGATTTAGAAGAttatttcataataaaaGAGATTGTTTGCATATATATTGAAagtaagaatattttttcattaagtaaaataaatttaagttTAAAAACTATATCTATTTATGATAATATAACTTTCGATgtcttaaatatttatttaaaaaatactcattttttaaaagtatatatacatcagcataataataattcttttacaaaaaaaataacgcaactatttaaaatagaaaattattatttatttaataattttaataatagctTTCATTTCCATATGTTCATtttagataaattaaaaaaacaaattaatataaaaggaTTATTTAgattaataaagaataaaaatgtttttaaaataaaatcattgtctaatataaaaaatgaaaatgataatatatgtaatattaatgataataattatgtAAACAATGAAAATGTAGGTATCAATGATATAAAttgtaataataacaatgaaAGGATTCTTTctcaagaaaaaaatgatcaTGAGAACGGTAATAAGAGGAAAGTAAATTCTGAAAACATATCAACTAATGATTTGcaaaaaaacaattatacattagaaaataatcttgattattcttattattcttattgtactcctttaaatatttttacaagCTATAATATGGGTATTTATAAACAGAATAATTGTTATGAAAATAGAAAcagttatttattttttaatataatagatgtaaataataatgattctAAAAGTATTAATATAACTGAATCATTagaatttttcaaaaatctatttttgttttatccACCGTTTGAGGTAACCAAACATATACGTTTTATAAATGATTATAtccaaaaaaatttaaaaaatttaattattccTAATGTAAAACCATTCAGAAATAATATAGTTATAACTCTTTTGTCTAATTTGAAAGCTGATTataacattttaaaaaaaatatatattaatattcaaAGCGTAATTAAATGTATGCataattttgatttttcACTTTTAATATCTATTTTCCATGTTCTTAATCAtcaaaattcttttaaattaaacataataaaattttatgagctattaataaatattgaaaaaattttaaaaactaaTTTGGATTTTTCTagtataaaattttctattgAATCTGATATCACTTCATTTAATGAGTTTGTTTATTATCATGAGAATAACGtacataatataattaacgAACAATTAttaatagaagaaaataaggAAATTGATGAAAACAGAAAAGAACTATTAGAAACTATTATATCCAATTATGCGGAATAtgatgaaatagaaaaaaagtatgatataaatttattaaataaattaataaaaattgataATGTGAATGATGTAATTggtgtaaaaaaaaaaaaaagaaatgaaaaaactttgaatttttttcatcctttaaacaaaaaatcagatttaatgaaaaatatttttgttacaGAAAatgttcaaaaaaaaattaaaagttatCTTTGTGctattgataaaaaaaaacaaaaaattaatgaaacaattaaaaaaattaatattcaGTTGTCTTCATCTGTTCATATTCTTTCGTTTGTGtctaattttttacaaattaTTCAG gCCTTATATAATCACACAATTAATAGTTTAAAAAGAGATTGGAATTTGCCTATATGcaaacatttatttttaacctACGAACATAAAgactttaataatattaatgataaattattttatatacaaGAAGTATTATACAATAAAGCAAATAATGTTTCTTGTAATAAAAACTACTATAGCAACTATGAATCTTTGtccgaaaaaaaaaatgaaaataaaagcgatcacaattatatttatgatgaaaattttttaatattatcaaaagaagatgaaaaaaaaattaaagaaaatgtaGATAAAGATTCAgtagaagaaataaaaaaagtttatgaaaaaaaaaattatgtaaacGATTCTCTTACTTATATTTTAGGTGCAAAACCATACaacataaataaagaaaatttaattaaatatgacattttttttaaaaaaagaaattttattttattaactgGAAAGAATATGAGTGGAAAGACAACTTTATCTTTTACTATTTTATGTATTCTTTTTTTGGCAAATCTag GTATGTATGCACCATgtgataaaaaaagtattatatCTAAATTTCGAGAATTTTACAGTttgaaaaatgtaaattatCATGAACAAATCGAAAATATGTCTTTATTTAGAGAACAGGCATTCTACATAAATTGTATaattgaagaaataaaagaaaattgcTCTTTGGATAAAGAGGAATCTagagaaaatgaaatttttattctcCTTGATGAACCATGCATAGCTACTACTCCTGTTGATAATGcca ttaTTATTAGTGCGGTTTctgattatttaaaaaattattgtggAATAATAATTACTCACAATTATGacttactaaaaaaaatttgtcaaagcaaaaatattattttcaaaagaataaatgaaaatataaattatctgAAAAGacaaaatgaaaaagttGCAAAATTAGAAAATGGAATATGCAAAAATAGTGAAGCATTAGAAACATGCAGATATACAAACACTGACTCTAAAGTTTTACATTtgttaaatatttatgaaaaaaagtataaattgattcataatttaaataatactttgtattataaatttttagatTACCTTAAAAACAAAgaggaaaaaaagaatttaaatgCTTTTTTTGATAGTTTTTTTAAcgatattaatgaaaataatttgaaaCAACATAAATTTgatgatattaaaaatgatttagaTTTAATGCAAGATAAAGAAATGCAAAATTTAATGAACAATGATATTGTAAAAAAAGACTTATTTATGAacaataatgaagaaaatataaacagtagtcaaataaataaaaacgtTAATGggaataataaaagtaataataacaatagttttaaagaaatatttgACGATGTGCTatgtgaaaaaaataattatgaatcTTATGAGGAAGAGTTAAATATagctattaaaaaaattgagaaAGCTTCAAGTAAGAAAATTCTTAAAATAGGAATGAATGAAGAAATAccaatttattttaaaaacaaaagtattgtatatattttgtgCATTTTtgcaaaaaatgaaaaaaaaccatatttttatataggaATAAGTGATAACATTTCTGAAAGAATAAAGTGCCATTCtagaaatttattaaataataagaatcttttaaaaaatgaaaagaagaatagtattttaaattataaatttcatttaaatacaTTTTATACTTTGCTATTTCATGTAGAGAGTAAAAAGATTGCTTctaaatatgaaaaagagTTATCACTTTTTTTgaagaaatattataatgTAATTTCTAATTAA